The proteins below come from a single Asanoa ferruginea genomic window:
- a CDS encoding N-6 DNA methylase yields the protein MSTDRMLDRRDTLHNVQETLTITAAEIARLAGVGRAAVSNWRKRFADFPSPVGGTAASPEFDLAQVEQWLREQGKLAEVSRADRLWHHVVASKNGPAATLADVGAYLLAGHRGEQQARKRLAKRLADLLPEVDALGDEFGQQAAFDQLWQRFSAPGPGRPFATPDELADLMVDLAGVDGGSVLDPATGTGATLRAAVRAGSTFAHGQELDVDLARLAELWLALRDVPGEVAGGDSLRADAFAGRVFDAVVCHPPFGVTNWGLEDLGYDQRWEYGVPPRTEPELAWAQHALAHLRPGAYAVLLMPPTVAGRRGARRIRGQLLRAGALRAIIALPGGSAAPHAVPLHLWVLRRPLGEESAPARALLADAVDGQQRDLYRRVRAVWKAFAAAPEADLDEAGFARAVPVIDLLDEEIDLTPARRQTAGARQPTEIELERVKERLAAVVKDLPGLIPETIPEPDGATATAATASVAELVRIGALQLIGPIRSTGSPDDEPSGATGGLRVLTGRDVASGGEASGWDDGQLQPHVSLVRGDVVVPTVAPRLIARVIATEGTLLGRNLYLLRPNPAALDPWFLAGQLRASANERQTSSLSGTTRYDVRRAQVRRLPLPEQREHGAAYRRLEAFESAIQQAADLGAELARLTADGLAGGSLRPGQPSARRARKKA from the coding sequence GTGTCAACAGACAGGATGCTTGACAGGCGTGACACACTGCATAACGTGCAGGAGACACTGACCATCACCGCGGCAGAGATCGCCCGGCTCGCCGGCGTCGGCCGGGCCGCCGTCAGCAATTGGCGCAAGCGGTTCGCCGATTTCCCGTCGCCGGTCGGCGGCACCGCGGCCAGCCCGGAGTTCGACCTGGCGCAGGTCGAGCAGTGGCTGCGCGAGCAAGGCAAGCTCGCCGAGGTGTCGCGCGCCGACCGGCTCTGGCACCACGTGGTCGCGTCGAAGAACGGTCCCGCCGCGACGCTCGCCGACGTCGGCGCGTACCTGTTGGCCGGGCACCGTGGCGAGCAGCAGGCCCGCAAGCGCCTGGCGAAGCGGCTCGCCGACCTCCTACCTGAGGTCGACGCGCTGGGCGACGAGTTCGGGCAGCAGGCCGCCTTCGATCAGCTGTGGCAGCGCTTCTCGGCGCCCGGGCCGGGCCGACCGTTCGCGACGCCGGATGAGCTGGCCGACCTCATGGTCGACCTCGCCGGCGTCGATGGTGGCTCCGTGCTGGACCCGGCGACGGGCACCGGTGCGACACTGCGGGCGGCCGTTCGCGCGGGCTCTACCTTCGCCCATGGCCAGGAGTTGGACGTGGACCTTGCCAGGCTCGCGGAGTTGTGGCTGGCCCTGCGCGACGTGCCGGGGGAGGTCGCCGGGGGCGACTCGCTGCGTGCCGACGCGTTCGCCGGTCGCGTGTTCGACGCCGTCGTGTGTCACCCGCCGTTCGGCGTCACCAACTGGGGTCTCGAGGATCTCGGCTACGACCAGCGCTGGGAGTACGGCGTGCCGCCGCGCACCGAGCCGGAGCTGGCCTGGGCACAACACGCGCTGGCCCACTTGCGGCCGGGCGCGTACGCGGTCCTCTTGATGCCACCGACGGTCGCCGGGCGTCGGGGGGCACGGCGCATCCGAGGGCAACTCCTGCGCGCCGGTGCCCTGCGCGCCATCATCGCCCTTCCTGGCGGGAGCGCCGCGCCGCACGCCGTACCGCTGCACCTGTGGGTGTTGCGACGGCCCCTGGGCGAAGAATCGGCACCCGCGCGAGCGTTGCTGGCCGATGCGGTCGACGGCCAGCAACGCGACCTGTACCGGCGAGTGCGCGCGGTCTGGAAAGCGTTCGCTGCCGCCCCCGAAGCCGACCTCGATGAGGCTGGTTTCGCCCGCGCCGTACCGGTGATCGACCTGCTCGACGAGGAGATCGACCTGACGCCGGCGCGCCGGCAAACCGCCGGCGCGCGGCAGCCGACCGAAATAGAGCTCGAACGCGTCAAAGAACGGCTGGCCGCGGTCGTCAAGGACCTGCCTGGGCTGATTCCTGAGACGATCCCTGAGCCCGATGGCGCGACGGCGACGGCAGCGACGGCCTCGGTCGCCGAGCTGGTGCGCATCGGCGCGCTGCAGCTGATCGGACCGATCCGCTCCACCGGTTCCCCGGACGACGAACCATCGGGTGCGACTGGCGGCCTGCGAGTGCTCACCGGTCGAGATGTGGCATCGGGTGGCGAGGCGTCCGGATGGGACGATGGCCAGCTCCAGCCACATGTCAGCCTGGTTCGTGGGGACGTGGTCGTGCCGACGGTCGCTCCCAGACTCATCGCTCGCGTCATCGCCACCGAGGGGACGTTGCTCGGCCGGAATCTCTACCTACTGCGCCCGAATCCCGCCGCGCTGGATCCCTGGTTCCTGGCCGGACAGTTGCGCGCCAGCGCCAACGAGAGGCAGACGTCGAGCCTGTCCGGCACCACCCGCTACGACGTCCGGCGGGCGCAGGTGCGCCGGTTGCCGCTGCCGGAGCAACGGGAACACGGGGCTGCGTACCGGCGGCTGGAAGCCTTCGAGTCGGCGATACAGCAGGCAGCGGACCTTGGCGCCGAGCTTGCTCGACTTACCGCCGACGGTCTCGCCGGCGGCTCCCTGCGTCCTGGTCAGCCATCCGCCCGTCGGGCAAGGAAGAAGGCGTGA
- a CDS encoding DUF4352 domain-containing protein, with amino-acid sequence MDADPLREINPGNALSGKLVFDVPKGTELAALVLHESIFSAGVKVALR; translated from the coding sequence TTGGATGCAGATCCTCTTCGAGAGATCAACCCCGGCAACGCGCTATCGGGCAAACTCGTCTTCGACGTGCCCAAAGGCACCGAACTCGCCGCGCTGGTGCTCCACGAATCGATCTTCTCCGCCGGCGTGAAAGTGGCCCTCCGATGA
- a CDS encoding DUF4352 domain-containing protein: MRKIATFALIVTGLVALGCGAGSTDEGTASGADTAAGAAKGEDKPKTAKIGEPARDGKFEFTVKASKCGVKKVGTSLLGAEAQGQFCLVTVNVKNIGKESQMFDGSSQKAYAANGTEYSADSEAALYANKNADTFLNDINPGNQVTGVVVFDIPKNVKVSKLELHDSPFSGGVTVSLS, translated from the coding sequence ATGCGCAAGATCGCCACCTTCGCCCTGATCGTCACCGGCCTCGTCGCGCTGGGCTGCGGCGCGGGAAGCACCGACGAAGGCACCGCCAGCGGCGCCGACACCGCCGCGGGTGCCGCCAAGGGCGAGGACAAGCCCAAGACCGCGAAGATCGGCGAGCCGGCCCGGGACGGGAAGTTCGAGTTCACCGTCAAGGCGTCGAAGTGCGGCGTCAAGAAGGTCGGCACGTCGCTGCTCGGCGCCGAAGCACAGGGCCAGTTCTGCCTGGTGACCGTCAACGTCAAAAACATCGGCAAGGAGTCGCAGATGTTCGACGGCAGCAGCCAGAAGGCGTACGCCGCCAACGGCACGGAGTACTCGGCCGACAGCGAGGCCGCGCTCTACGCCAACAAGAACGCCGACACGTTCCTCAACGACATCAACCCCGGCAACCAGGTGACCGGCGTGGTCGTCTTCGACATCCCGAAGAACGTCAAGGTCAGCAAGCTCGAACTGCACGACTCGCCGTTCTCCGGCGGCGTGACGGTTTCCCTCTCCTGA
- the drmD gene encoding DISARM system SNF2-like helicase DrmD translates to MPSATAADKPETNDLVEVRGQRWVVSDVQPGEHSSLVSLQSVEDGQYGHTLDVIWEVEPGRRVLPSGALPTVAEGAFDSPQRLAAFLDAVRWSAVTSADVRTLQAPYRSGVAIEDYQLEPVARAVDAPRVNLLLADDVGLGKTIEAGLVAQELLLRHRARRIMIVCPAGLTLKWQDEMAEKFGLDFTIIDSERCAAVRRTHGSAANPFEVYPLSIVSLPWLRGPKAQRLLDEVLPADGPTYPRTFDLLVLDEAHHVAPAAPKQVYAVDSQQTKLIRRLAPHFTHRLFLSATPHNGYQASFTALLEILDNQRFARGVRPDAAAVKETVVRRLKRDIENPDGTPRFVERTASAIPVAYPDDERQIHALLTQFAELRRKRLHSQRGRKATDLVTLLLKKRLFSSPAAFAHTVRVYLDTLASRRSSPALAASDDVPEWLDEFMDDIATYDDEQLAEAEDDALNRVRPMQPDPTSDETALLQKMLDWAEAKEAQPDAKARELITYLAAVCKPDGRHWTNERVVVFTEYRDTQMWLADLLRQEGLGGDGLALLHGGTPPDEREQIRLAFQADPTERPVRILLATDAASEGIDLQNHCHRLVNYDIPFNPNKLEQRIGRIDRYGQRVSPDIQHFVGTGFGKAVDSFEADLEFLSRVATKVARMEEDLGSVNAVLSEAVQRRMLGEQVGVDIDKAGKGRTRGSLPTESNVGEQVRRLRADLDKTVEELGITPPAVKRVVDTALELARQQRLERHTDDKHLVDRLYCVPPLTGSWQRAGAGLTAKLHDADEPPRQLPVTFDPRVAAVDRDGIVLAHLNHPLVAMSTRLLRAAVSNPDIGLHRVTAVVSDDPALEDVLVGAYSRFVLVGADGVRLHEEVLYSGGWAPEQGRFRRLENLTTLGGILDRALAAGTAASPFVQAKLAERWPRVADGLLAAIAWRANTRQESLERSLAHRQQAEQQRIVHNLDQFAATLRGALATPEEGADGQDSLFTSAQLVAMSKSKEELAQYRKDRQSWEERLSALEAERDRELAAVAARYRDPKPHRFPVAVVFVVPRREAIR, encoded by the coding sequence ATGCCGAGCGCGACGGCGGCGGACAAGCCGGAGACCAATGACCTGGTCGAGGTACGCGGCCAGCGGTGGGTGGTCAGCGATGTCCAACCCGGCGAGCACAGCAGCCTGGTCAGCCTGCAGAGCGTGGAGGACGGCCAGTACGGCCACACCCTCGACGTGATCTGGGAGGTGGAGCCCGGGCGGCGGGTGCTCCCGAGCGGCGCGCTGCCGACCGTCGCCGAGGGCGCGTTCGACTCACCGCAACGCCTGGCCGCCTTCCTCGACGCGGTCCGCTGGTCGGCCGTCACGTCGGCTGACGTGCGGACCCTCCAGGCGCCATACCGCTCCGGCGTCGCGATCGAGGACTACCAGCTCGAACCCGTCGCCCGCGCGGTGGACGCGCCGCGGGTCAACCTGCTGCTCGCCGACGACGTGGGCCTCGGCAAGACCATCGAGGCCGGACTCGTCGCCCAGGAGCTGCTGTTGCGCCACCGGGCCCGGCGCATCATGATCGTCTGTCCGGCCGGCCTGACGCTGAAGTGGCAGGACGAAATGGCGGAGAAGTTCGGGCTCGACTTCACCATCATCGACTCGGAACGGTGCGCCGCCGTGCGCCGCACGCATGGCTCCGCGGCCAACCCGTTCGAGGTATACCCGCTCAGCATCGTCAGCCTGCCCTGGCTCCGCGGTCCGAAGGCGCAGCGGCTGCTCGACGAGGTGCTTCCCGCTGACGGCCCGACTTATCCACGCACGTTCGACCTGCTCGTCCTCGACGAGGCGCACCACGTCGCGCCGGCGGCACCTAAGCAGGTCTACGCCGTCGACTCCCAGCAGACCAAGCTGATCCGCCGGCTAGCGCCGCACTTCACCCACCGGCTGTTCTTGTCGGCCACTCCGCACAACGGCTACCAAGCATCCTTCACGGCGCTGCTGGAAATCCTCGACAACCAACGGTTCGCCCGTGGCGTCCGCCCGGACGCGGCCGCGGTGAAGGAAACCGTCGTGCGCCGGCTGAAGCGCGACATCGAGAACCCGGATGGCACCCCGCGGTTCGTCGAGCGGACGGCGTCCGCGATCCCGGTCGCGTACCCGGACGACGAACGTCAGATCCACGCCCTGCTCACGCAGTTCGCGGAGCTGCGGCGCAAGCGGTTGCACTCCCAGCGCGGCCGCAAGGCCACCGACCTGGTCACGCTGCTGCTCAAGAAGCGGCTGTTCTCCAGCCCGGCCGCATTCGCCCACACCGTACGCGTCTACCTGGACACGCTGGCCAGCCGGAGAAGCTCGCCCGCCCTGGCCGCGAGTGACGACGTGCCGGAGTGGCTGGACGAGTTCATGGACGACATCGCCACATACGACGACGAACAGCTCGCCGAGGCCGAGGACGATGCGCTCAACCGGGTCCGGCCCATGCAGCCTGACCCGACCTCTGACGAGACGGCCCTGCTGCAGAAGATGCTCGACTGGGCCGAGGCCAAGGAAGCGCAGCCCGACGCCAAGGCCCGCGAGCTCATCACCTATCTGGCCGCCGTGTGCAAGCCTGACGGTCGGCATTGGACCAACGAACGCGTCGTCGTGTTCACCGAGTACCGCGACACGCAGATGTGGCTCGCCGACCTGCTCCGGCAGGAGGGACTCGGTGGCGACGGGCTCGCGCTGCTGCACGGTGGCACCCCGCCCGACGAGCGCGAGCAGATCCGCCTCGCCTTCCAGGCCGACCCCACCGAGCGTCCGGTGCGCATCCTGCTCGCCACCGACGCCGCCAGCGAGGGCATCGACCTGCAGAACCACTGCCACCGTTTGGTCAACTACGACATCCCGTTCAACCCCAACAAACTGGAACAGCGGATCGGCCGGATCGACCGGTACGGGCAGCGGGTCAGCCCAGACATCCAGCACTTCGTCGGCACGGGGTTCGGCAAGGCGGTCGACTCGTTCGAGGCGGATTTGGAGTTCCTGTCCCGGGTCGCCACGAAGGTCGCGCGAATGGAAGAGGACCTCGGCTCTGTCAACGCGGTCCTCTCTGAGGCGGTGCAGCGCCGCATGCTCGGTGAGCAGGTCGGCGTCGACATCGACAAGGCCGGCAAGGGCCGGACCCGCGGCAGCCTCCCCACCGAGTCCAACGTGGGGGAGCAGGTCCGCCGCCTCCGCGCCGACCTGGACAAGACCGTCGAGGAGCTCGGAATCACCCCGCCGGCCGTTAAGCGGGTCGTCGACACCGCGCTGGAGCTGGCCCGCCAGCAGCGCTTGGAGCGCCACACCGATGACAAGCATCTGGTCGACCGCCTCTACTGCGTGCCGCCGCTGACCGGCTCCTGGCAGCGCGCCGGCGCGGGGCTGACCGCGAAGCTGCACGACGCGGATGAGCCGCCGCGCCAACTGCCGGTCACCTTCGATCCGCGAGTGGCGGCGGTGGACCGGGACGGCATCGTTCTCGCCCACCTCAACCACCCGCTGGTCGCCATGTCGACCCGGCTGCTGCGGGCCGCGGTGTCCAACCCGGACATCGGCCTGCATCGCGTCACCGCCGTCGTCAGTGACGACCCGGCGCTGGAGGACGTGCTGGTCGGGGCGTACTCCCGGTTCGTCCTGGTCGGCGCCGACGGCGTCCGCCTCCACGAGGAGGTCCTCTACTCCGGTGGCTGGGCACCCGAGCAGGGCCGCTTCCGCCGCCTGGAGAACCTGACCACGCTTGGCGGCATCCTCGACCGGGCGCTCGCCGCCGGCACGGCCGCCTCGCCGTTCGTGCAGGCCAAGCTCGCTGAACGCTGGCCACGCGTCGCCGACGGCCTGCTCGCGGCCATCGCCTGGCGTGCCAATACGCGGCAGGAGTCGCTGGAACGCAGCCTCGCGCACCGGCAGCAAGCGGAGCAGCAGCGCATCGTGCACAACCTCGACCAGTTCGCAGCCACCCTGCGCGGCGCCCTCGCGACGCCGGAGGAAGGCGCCGACGGACAGGACTCGCTGTTCACGTCCGCGCAGCTCGTCGCGATGAGCAAGAGCAAAGAAGAACTCGCCCAATACCGCAAGGACCGCCAATCCTGGGAGGAACGCTTGTCGGCCCTTGAAGCCGAGCGCGACCGCGAACTCGCCGCCGTCGCCGCCCGCTACCGCGACCCCAAGCCGCACCGGTTCCCGGTCGCCGTGGTCTTCGTCGTGCCGCGGCGGGAAGCCATCCGATGA
- a CDS encoding AAA family ATPase, translating to MNDALTPYHELTDRLRALGAADPVVDLVLAAFRGDETLAAVMRGEPLPATPTNETATAEQPQVFLESVEVAGFRGIGPQAALRLKPGPGLTVVAGRNGSAKSSLAEATEYVLTEDSPRWSQRPAVFREGWRNLHYDGERAITVKLRPGSGGPPVVVRRAWAAGETDLAAATVTVTGNGAMTPSGDLPEWLRSADRFRPFLSARDLERVIASKPTELYDSIAPILGLAPLVAASGRLQALRKERDDRVVAVRAAFNDLRTRLAAMDDPRAAEALRLLDRQAGKANLSALAELAGGETGGEDARAAAAARRLAEQEMPDTAHTLRELAEAAATVRDLASTEIAIGHRVADLLWGALEIHRDVGDQSCPVCGVGLLNTSWREGAEQEVEQLRAATETVRAATIRQQELLRQVEAQLNDVRRMLEPVVAALAAQLPQQTAALSTALGSMAVDEGAWKAVAAARGKLVAAAAEWLARRHDAWQEPGAEIRRWVEDATVVRAEADKLALLTKARNDLVNVTDRMRADRFQAAAGQSQHIWELLRQESNVAMGEIKLGGTNNRRRVDISVAVDGTDTPALAVMSQGELHAFGLALFLPRACAEASPYRFVMIDDPVQSMDPSKVDGFAEVLREVAGTRQVVVFTHDDRLPEAIRRLGVEADIREVTRREGSVVEVRKNMWPAKRYLEDARAVALAGDIPEEPRRLMVAGFCRSALEAAAMDRFRMTRYAAGTSQHEIDAVLEAAHSVQDKLALGVFGTAGRRGALYTHLNGIRVPRAVDTVKAVAQAMHGHCDMASIDMVETSEALVAKLR from the coding sequence ATGAACGACGCGCTCACGCCCTATCACGAACTGACCGACCGACTGCGTGCTCTCGGAGCGGCCGACCCGGTGGTCGACCTGGTCCTCGCCGCCTTCCGGGGCGACGAGACTCTGGCGGCTGTCATGCGTGGCGAGCCACTGCCCGCCACGCCCACCAACGAGACGGCCACCGCGGAGCAGCCGCAGGTCTTCCTCGAGTCGGTGGAGGTCGCCGGCTTCCGCGGAATCGGCCCGCAAGCCGCACTGCGGCTCAAGCCTGGGCCTGGCTTGACCGTCGTCGCCGGACGGAACGGCTCCGCCAAGTCGAGTCTTGCCGAGGCGACCGAGTATGTCCTCACCGAAGACTCGCCACGCTGGTCTCAGCGGCCGGCGGTCTTCCGCGAGGGCTGGCGCAACCTGCACTACGACGGCGAACGCGCGATCACGGTGAAGCTGCGGCCAGGCTCCGGCGGCCCGCCGGTGGTGGTCCGCCGGGCTTGGGCAGCCGGCGAAACGGACCTGGCCGCCGCGACGGTCACCGTGACCGGGAACGGCGCAATGACGCCGTCCGGGGATCTGCCCGAATGGCTGCGCTCAGCCGACCGGTTCCGGCCGTTTCTATCCGCCAGGGATCTGGAACGGGTCATCGCCTCCAAGCCCACCGAGCTGTACGACTCGATCGCGCCGATCCTGGGCCTGGCACCACTGGTCGCCGCCAGCGGCAGGTTGCAGGCTCTGCGCAAGGAGCGCGACGACCGGGTCGTAGCGGTCCGGGCCGCATTCAACGATCTGCGTACCCGACTCGCCGCCATGGACGACCCGCGAGCGGCGGAAGCCCTACGCCTGCTCGATCGGCAGGCTGGGAAGGCGAACCTCTCGGCGCTCGCCGAGCTGGCCGGCGGGGAGACGGGTGGCGAAGACGCGCGTGCCGCGGCGGCCGCGCGGCGGCTCGCCGAGCAGGAGATGCCGGACACCGCCCACACGTTGCGCGAGCTGGCCGAAGCCGCCGCGACGGTACGGGACCTCGCGAGTACGGAGATCGCCATCGGACATCGGGTGGCGGACCTTCTGTGGGGTGCCCTGGAGATACACCGCGACGTCGGTGATCAGTCGTGCCCCGTGTGCGGGGTCGGCCTTCTCAACACCTCCTGGCGGGAAGGCGCCGAACAGGAGGTCGAGCAACTGCGGGCGGCCACGGAGACGGTGCGTGCCGCGACCATCCGGCAGCAGGAGTTGCTCCGGCAGGTGGAAGCGCAGCTCAACGACGTTCGCCGGATGTTGGAACCGGTCGTGGCGGCGCTCGCCGCACAGCTGCCGCAGCAGACCGCCGCACTGAGCACGGCGCTGGGTTCCATGGCAGTCGACGAGGGCGCCTGGAAGGCCGTCGCGGCAGCCCGTGGCAAGCTCGTCGCAGCGGCGGCCGAGTGGCTGGCCCGTCGCCACGACGCATGGCAGGAGCCGGGTGCGGAAATCCGCCGCTGGGTGGAGGACGCCACGGTGGTCCGGGCCGAGGCGGACAAGCTGGCGCTGCTGACCAAGGCGCGCAACGACCTGGTCAACGTCACTGACCGGATGCGGGCCGACCGGTTCCAGGCGGCAGCCGGGCAGTCGCAGCACATCTGGGAGCTGCTGCGGCAGGAGAGCAACGTGGCGATGGGGGAGATCAAACTCGGCGGCACCAACAACCGGCGGCGCGTGGACATCTCGGTGGCCGTCGACGGGACGGACACCCCGGCGCTGGCGGTGATGAGTCAGGGCGAGCTGCACGCGTTCGGATTGGCGTTGTTCCTGCCGCGCGCCTGTGCCGAGGCGAGCCCGTACCGGTTCGTGATGATCGACGACCCAGTGCAGAGCATGGACCCATCCAAGGTGGACGGCTTTGCCGAGGTGCTGAGGGAGGTGGCAGGTACGCGGCAGGTCGTGGTGTTCACCCACGACGACCGGCTGCCCGAGGCGATCCGCCGGCTCGGTGTGGAAGCCGACATCCGGGAGGTGACCCGGCGTGAGGGCTCGGTCGTTGAGGTGCGCAAGAACATGTGGCCGGCCAAACGCTACCTGGAGGACGCCCGGGCGGTCGCCCTTGCCGGGGACATTCCGGAAGAGCCGAGGCGGTTGATGGTGGCCGGTTTCTGCCGGTCCGCGCTCGAGGCGGCGGCGATGGACCGGTTCCGGATGACGCGGTACGCGGCCGGCACCTCGCAGCATGAGATCGACGCCGTGCTGGAAGCAGCGCACAGCGTCCAGGACAAGCTGGCCTTGGGAGTGTTCGGCACCGCTGGCCGCCGTGGTGCTCTCTATACCCATCTGAACGGCATTCGCGTGCCGAGAGCTGTCGACACAGTGAAGGCCGTGGCGCAGGCGATGCACGGGCACTGCGACATGGCGAGCATCGACATGGTCGAGACCTCCGAGGCGTTGGTGGCGAAGCTGCGATGA